In Fusobacterium canifelinum, a genomic segment contains:
- a CDS encoding autotransporter-associated N-terminal domain-containing protein encodes MKNHLANIEDSLRSMAKRYKTVKFSVGIAILFLMMGVGAFSEEVNESQTSSAPTRKEMASSRKNLKNSIGSLQSKIDTARAENAKGLTGLKLELIQLMEQGDQVVKSPWSSWQFGANYMYSKWNGTYKGSGDKSIKYAFEGIFVRGNWWENNVSPDSKVYERLETSSNPNSSLTNRRKNVNYGLVETIPVVDKGVPFIIEPVINITTPPLPNLNINPVTINPTVPFSIPDVETVSFTPTKLPDIKPNVFNPPALDEVSVGFSQDSQGPGFYGEPNVVVNQSNASSNAAGTTVTINDTGFKVDGAFTWQGKRSNIDTTLGTVDGSWDYTLSNPNPANPSPVAGNTLVNPTAYYNAYNKPGYAHYRTATGSPVAQVGVSPQAVFNVTQPQFGPGQLGVAPYLGPTKIDGNWTLKNVTETPFGRTEGTGSNPAGRVHGNTLRFISLNPTGIGPGSYYYPTEVEFDGTLNLYGRSLDDPIKSLVTPGNNPGYNHGRHGRPHMTVGAEIQTISGQTAIFNNKGTINLERETAKDSNKLASYVIGLTAMVEGYTDFAPTTNAVGGYNGKEWPKVTFRPWASEMKNSGTINVKGIDSIGIDFAEFRFNKTASYGGNSPIKQKSYDNKGSLNMYVKVGDVNVLSDDPNFGTTNPVQGSYGIRVPNVFAPGVSIGLDATSRQADEDAIYYDETIIDGEGGKVTLTGSHNTGISISKLIRGSGKLPIANTYSETTQTNTVSGTPVQVGEGHISVYDYQTGKGSDGNGLGAKANNRANLDSTGRDQNDPIGNIYNLNIVVDGKENVGFLRKADYMHGNYSASAKAIAEKDFVIKDSHVASINFANTTDGGVLFRTDRYGIDLAKNLTVNPGAATDERFNIVMLANGGENHADTVVSKVRNSGKITVGAGGRNIIGLMAYKGAKAVSDEDITVTNSDNSIGMVLTGTNDSNKISSGTSSKKISVSGKNATGIYNNGSDYEMTAGSISVVGNKAIAVYASKANNRQAITKLGAGTISASGDGSIGLYADGGSDIELNGTTINIGDNGLFFFGKAENSDESQLKLTGNATVNVASGGTAFYVKANSGSPLASIRHAGSTGTLTVNLANGSTLMVAEGNGGTANPERISSLSSVGSSSVAGINIVGTAGQYVPYKALRVPLLVDRNSNLDNAADTYLNSEFSSSSVTIDTGVTVSGSGALTSPTKLVKKSKVAIAQKNTNSPNRNDVILTNNGTINFTGNDMAGIVGEYSEINNNSTINVTGANSIGIISANGSVAKNTGTIKIGNQGTGLAGINYLGVTDTPASSIPTYGNQSINLVHNGSIVSTGNSAAIGVLASDLKSVVDKNGTTLNITNADATKITLGSNSIIDLSSVSNVPSTKEVGGIGVYSKGLLRNSMIAKVTDNGSKIKLNTKGIGLYLEGTELSATAGSIEAINSTTAKGIYTDSNVNSAKNITLFGDKSIAIHNFGKNSQYGASNINITNSGDIKLGNSSNRNDPSIGIYTKYANINHQGTIEAGDRSLGIFSETPLSLTSGGSIKVGNEGLAIYKKQGTATINEAIITGNSATVVYADNNVTVNNNSTNVSVGNNSFGFIVLDNGTNNYNSSTTTNFTMGSKSVYLYKTGANGVANTATTVRSNGISSTAFYAKDGGKITNTGNVDFSNSVGSVGAYASAGEVYNSGNITVGRSDIENNYYAIGMAAQNGGRVVNNLGSTINVTGNYGIGMFAEGAGSRAENYGTIDISGNGELIGAYGMYLNNGAYGLNEGTIKTGRYSNDSQKSDSFGVAVMNGATLENRGTIDIDMANSYGIYIKNGIIKNYGTINISGTGSIGIRNKDGKDENGNPITETDLAATNVNTSNGANAYVNATSASTQPAIAGSTMISPSGVATINGKVIPIHDLTPGPNPTVDKNYAFSNVGIYIDTLGRTRPINWVDGFNPSVDNDLVIGAEAAELSTSKAIKIGKNIMIPYLNQYQSLTTGSSVTLNAISGALTWTAQQIPGASGLPEEVIMAKIPYTDFVTKQENAWNFADGLEQRYGVEPVGSREKEVFNKLNSIGKNERVLLTQAYDEMMGHQYANTQQRVYATGSILNTEFNYLRNEWRTASKDSNKVKTFGTNGEYKTDTAGVIDYKYNAYGVAYVHEDEDIKLGRGIGWYTGIVHNTFKFKDIGKSKEKQLQAKFGLLKSVPFDDNNSLNWTISGNIFVGYNKMHRKFLVVNEIFNARSKYYTYGIGLQNEIGKEFRLSESFTLRPYGSLRVEYGKISKIREKSGEIKLEVKNTDYISVKPELGVQLGFKQFFGRKLFTTTLGVAYENELGRIANAKNKGRVADTTADWFNIRGDKEDRRGNVKTDLTFGLDNTRVGVTANVGYDTKGENLRGGLGLRVIF; translated from the coding sequence ATGAAAAATCACTTAGCAAATATTGAAGATAGTCTACGTTCAATGGCCAAGAGATACAAAACTGTAAAATTTTCAGTAGGGATAGCAATATTATTTCTAATGATGGGGGTAGGTGCGTTTTCAGAGGAAGTAAATGAGTCACAAACAAGTAGTGCACCAACAAGAAAAGAAATGGCTTCTTCAAGAAAAAATTTAAAAAATTCAATAGGAAGTTTACAATCAAAGATAGATACTGCCAGAGCAGAAAATGCAAAAGGCTTAACAGGTTTAAAATTAGAATTAATACAATTAATGGAACAAGGTGATCAAGTAGTAAAATCGCCTTGGTCTTCATGGCAATTTGGAGCTAACTATATGTATAGTAAATGGAATGGTACATATAAGGGTAGTGGAGATAAAAGCATAAAATATGCTTTTGAAGGAATTTTTGTAAGAGGAAATTGGTGGGAAAACAATGTTTCTCCTGATAGTAAAGTTTATGAGAGATTAGAAACAAGTTCTAACCCTAATTCTTCATTAACAAATAGAAGAAAAAATGTGAATTATGGTTTAGTAGAAACAATACCTGTTGTAGACAAAGGAGTTCCATTTATAATTGAACCAGTTATAAATATAACTACTCCTCCTCTACCAAATTTGAATATTAACCCAGTTACAATTAATCCAACTGTACCTTTTTCTATTCCTGATGTAGAGACAGTAAGTTTTACTCCAACTAAACTACCTGATATAAAACCTAATGTTTTTAATCCACCTGCATTGGATGAGGTATCAGTAGGATTTTCACAAGATTCACAAGGACCTGGTTTTTATGGTGAACCAAATGTTGTCGTTAACCAAAGTAATGCTAGTTCAAATGCTGCAGGTACAACAGTAACTATTAATGATACTGGTTTTAAAGTTGATGGAGCTTTTACATGGCAAGGAAAAAGAAGTAATATTGATACAACATTAGGAACTGTGGATGGTTCTTGGGATTATACTCTTTCTAATCCTAACCCTGCTAATCCATCTCCAGTTGCAGGAAATACATTAGTTAACCCAACAGCTTACTATAATGCTTATAACAAACCTGGTTATGCTCATTATAGAACAGCAACTGGAAGTCCTGTAGCTCAAGTTGGAGTATCTCCACAAGCTGTATTTAATGTAACTCAACCTCAATTTGGACCTGGTCAACTAGGAGTAGCTCCTTATTTAGGTCCTACAAAAATAGATGGAAATTGGACATTAAAAAACGTGACAGAAACTCCTTTTGGTAGAACTGAGGGAACAGGTTCAAATCCAGCTGGAAGAGTACATGGTAACACGTTAAGATTTATAAGTTTGAACCCTACTGGAATAGGTCCAGGTAGTTATTACTATCCAACTGAAGTAGAATTTGATGGAACTTTAAATCTATATGGAAGAAGTCTTGATGATCCAATTAAAAGTCTTGTTACTCCTGGTAATAATCCTGGTTATAATCATGGAAGACATGGCAGACCACATATGACTGTTGGAGCTGAAATTCAAACAATTTCAGGACAAACTGCTATTTTTAATAATAAGGGAACTATAAACTTAGAAAGAGAAACTGCAAAAGATAGTAATAAATTAGCAAGTTATGTAATTGGTTTAACTGCAATGGTTGAAGGATATACTGATTTTGCCCCTACTACTAATGCTGTTGGGGGATATAATGGAAAAGAATGGCCTAAAGTTACATTTAGACCTTGGGCTTCAGAAATGAAAAACTCTGGAACAATAAATGTAAAAGGTATAGATAGTATTGGTATAGATTTTGCTGAATTTAGATTTAACAAAACTGCAAGTTATGGTGGTAATAGTCCTATTAAGCAAAAATCTTATGATAATAAAGGTTCTCTAAATATGTATGTAAAAGTGGGCGATGTAAATGTCCTTAGTGATGATCCTAATTTTGGAACTACAAATCCTGTTCAAGGAAGTTATGGTATTAGAGTTCCTAATGTTTTTGCTCCTGGTGTATCTATTGGATTAGATGCAACTTCAAGACAAGCTGATGAAGATGCTATTTATTATGATGAAACTATAATTGATGGTGAAGGTGGGAAAGTTACTCTTACTGGTAGCCATAATACTGGTATATCTATTTCAAAACTTATTAGAGGTTCTGGTAAATTACCTATTGCCAATACTTATTCTGAAACTACTCAAACAAATACTGTATCTGGTACTCCTGTACAAGTAGGTGAAGGACATATAAGTGTATATGACTATCAAACAGGTAAGGGTTCTGATGGTAATGGTTTAGGTGCAAAAGCTAATAACAGAGCAAATTTAGATAGTACAGGTAGAGACCAAAATGACCCTATTGGAAATATCTATAACTTAAATATAGTTGTAGATGGAAAAGAAAATGTAGGTTTTTTAAGAAAAGCGGATTATATGCATGGAAATTATTCTGCAAGTGCTAAAGCAATAGCAGAAAAAGATTTTGTTATAAAAGATTCTCATGTGGCAAGTATAAATTTTGCTAATACTACTGATGGTGGAGTATTATTTAGAACAGATAGATATGGTATAGATCTTGCTAAAAATTTAACAGTAAATCCTGGTGCTGCAACTGATGAAAGATTTAATATAGTTATGTTAGCTAATGGTGGAGAAAATCATGCTGATACAGTAGTATCTAAAGTTAGAAACTCTGGGAAAATTACTGTTGGTGCTGGTGGAAGAAATATAATAGGATTAATGGCTTACAAAGGAGCTAAAGCAGTAAGTGATGAAGATATAACTGTAACAAATTCTGATAATTCTATTGGTATGGTTCTTACTGGTACTAATGATAGTAACAAAATAAGTTCAGGAACAAGTTCTAAGAAAATTAGTGTTAGTGGAAAAAATGCAACTGGAATTTATAACAATGGTTCTGATTATGAAATGACAGCTGGTTCTATTTCTGTAGTTGGAAATAAAGCTATTGCAGTTTATGCTTCAAAAGCTAATAATAGACAAGCTATTACTAAATTAGGAGCAGGAACAATCAGTGCTAGTGGAGATGGCTCTATTGGACTTTATGCAGATGGTGGTTCTGATATTGAATTAAATGGAACAACTATAAATATTGGAGATAATGGATTATTTTTCTTTGGAAAAGCTGAAAATTCTGATGAATCTCAATTAAAATTAACTGGAAATGCTACAGTAAATGTTGCTAGTGGTGGTACTGCTTTCTATGTAAAAGCAAATTCAGGTAGTCCTTTAGCAAGTATTAGGCATGCTGGCTCAACAGGTACATTAACAGTGAATTTAGCTAATGGTTCAACATTAATGGTTGCTGAGGGCAATGGTGGCACTGCTAATCCAGAAAGAATTTCTAGTCTAAGTTCTGTAGGTTCTTCAAGTGTAGCTGGAATAAATATAGTTGGAACTGCTGGGCAATATGTTCCATATAAAGCTTTAAGAGTACCTTTATTAGTTGACAGAAATTCAAATTTAGATAATGCTGCTGATACTTATTTAAATTCAGAATTCTCTTCATCAAGTGTCACTATTGATACTGGTGTAACTGTTTCAGGTTCTGGAGCTTTAACTAGCCCAACAAAATTAGTAAAGAAATCAAAAGTTGCTATTGCACAAAAAAATACTAATTCTCCTAACAGAAATGATGTAATTTTAACAAACAATGGAACTATTAATTTTACTGGAAATGATATGGCTGGTATTGTTGGAGAATATTCTGAAATAAATAATAATTCAACTATTAATGTTACAGGAGCTAATTCAATAGGTATAATTTCTGCTAATGGCTCAGTAGCTAAAAATACTGGAACTATTAAAATAGGTAATCAAGGAACAGGACTTGCTGGAATTAACTATTTAGGTGTTACAGATACACCAGCTTCATCAATTCCAACTTATGGAAACCAATCTATTAATTTAGTTCATAATGGAAGTATTGTATCAACTGGTAATTCTGCAGCAATAGGAGTACTTGCTTCTGATCTAAAATCTGTTGTTGATAAGAATGGAACTACTCTTAATATCACTAATGCTGATGCAACTAAAATTACATTAGGATCTAACTCTATAATTGACCTTTCATCTGTATCTAATGTTCCATCTACAAAAGAAGTAGGAGGAATAGGAGTATATTCAAAAGGTCTATTAAGAAATTCTATGATAGCAAAAGTTACAGATAATGGTTCTAAAATTAAATTAAATACTAAAGGTATAGGTCTATATTTAGAAGGAACTGAACTTTCTGCAACAGCTGGAAGTATTGAAGCTATAAATAGTACTACTGCCAAAGGAATTTATACAGATTCTAATGTTAATAGTGCTAAAAATATAACATTATTTGGAGATAAATCTATTGCTATTCATAATTTTGGAAAGAATTCTCAATATGGTGCAAGCAATATTAACATTACTAATAGTGGAGATATTAAATTAGGAAATTCTTCTAATAGAAATGACCCAAGTATAGGAATATATACTAAATATGCAAATATAAATCATCAAGGTACTATTGAAGCAGGAGATAGAAGTCTAGGAATTTTCTCTGAAACACCTTTATCTCTTACTTCTGGTGGCTCAATAAAAGTTGGAAATGAAGGTTTAGCAATATATAAAAAACAAGGTACAGCAACTATAAATGAAGCTATTATAACTGGAAATTCTGCAACAGTAGTTTATGCAGATAATAATGTAACTGTTAATAATAATTCTACAAATGTTAGTGTTGGAAATAACTCTTTTGGTTTCATAGTATTAGACAATGGAACTAATAACTATAACAGTTCAACTACTACTAACTTTACTATGGGCTCTAAGAGTGTGTATCTATATAAGACAGGTGCCAATGGAGTAGCTAATACTGCTACAACAGTAAGATCTAATGGTATTAGTAGTACAGCCTTCTATGCAAAAGATGGTGGAAAAATAACTAATACAGGAAATGTTGATTTTTCTAACTCAGTAGGAAGTGTTGGAGCTTATGCTTCAGCAGGAGAAGTGTATAACAGTGGAAATATAACTGTTGGTAGATCTGATATAGAAAACAATTATTATGCAATAGGTATGGCTGCACAAAATGGTGGAAGAGTAGTTAATAATCTAGGATCTACTATAAATGTTACTGGAAACTATGGAATAGGTATGTTTGCAGAAGGAGCAGGAAGTAGAGCTGAAAACTATGGTACTATTGATATCTCTGGAAATGGAGAGTTAATAGGAGCATATGGAATGTATTTAAATAATGGTGCTTATGGATTAAATGAAGGTACTATTAAAACTGGAAGATATAGTAATGATAGTCAAAAATCTGATTCATTTGGAGTAGCTGTTATGAATGGTGCTACATTAGAAAATAGAGGAACTATTGATATAGATATGGCTAATTCATATGGTATCTATATAAAAAATGGTATCATTAAAAACTATGGTACTATTAATATTTCTGGTACAGGTTCTATTGGTATAAGAAATAAAGATGGAAAAGATGAAAATGGTAATCCCATTACTGAAACTGATTTAGCTGCTACTAATGTTAATACAAGTAATGGTGCAAATGCTTATGTAAATGCAACTAGTGCTAGCACTCAACCAGCAATAGCAGGAAGTACAATGATTTCTCCAAGTGGGGTTGCTACTATTAATGGAAAAGTTATTCCTATCCATGATTTAACACCTGGTCCTAATCCAACTGTTGATAAAAACTATGCATTCTCTAATGTTGGAATTTATATTGATACATTAGGAAGAACTAGACCTATCAACTGGGTAGATGGATTCAACCCATCAGTTGATAATGACTTAGTTATTGGAGCAGAAGCAGCTGAACTTTCAACAAGTAAAGCAATAAAGATTGGTAAAAATATAATGATACCTTACTTAAATCAATATCAATCATTGACTACTGGTTCTTCAGTAACTTTAAATGCTATCTCTGGTGCATTGACATGGACTGCTCAACAAATACCAGGAGCTTCAGGTTTACCAGAAGAAGTTATAATGGCTAAGATTCCTTATACAGACTTTGTTACAAAACAAGAAAATGCTTGGAATTTTGCTGATGGATTAGAACAAAGGTATGGTGTTGAACCAGTAGGCTCAAGAGAAAAAGAAGTGTTTAATAAATTAAATAGTATTGGTAAAAATGAACGTGTGCTATTAACACAAGCTTATGATGAAATGATGGGACACCAATATGCAAATACTCAACAAAGAGTTTATGCAACTGGCTCTATTTTAAATACTGAATTTAATTATTTAAGAAATGAATGGAGAACAGCTTCTAAAGATTCAAATAAAGTAAAAACATTTGGAACTAATGGAGAATATAAAACTGATACAGCTGGTGTAATTGATTACAAATACAATGCTTATGGTGTTGCTTATGTTCATGAAGATGAAGATATTAAATTAGGTAGAGGTATTGGTTGGTACACAGGTATAGTTCATAATACATTTAAGTTTAAAGATATTGGAAAGTCAAAAGAAAAACAATTACAAGCTAAGTTTGGATTACTAAAATCAGTGCCATTTGATGATAACAATAGCTTAAATTGGACAATATCGGGAAATATCTTTGTTGGATATAATAAAATGCATAGAAAATTCTTAGTTGTAAATGAAATATTTAATGCAAGATCTAAATACTATACTTATGGAATAGGACTACAAAATGAAATAGGAAAAGAATTTAGATTGAGTGAATCATTTACATTAAGACCTTATGGTTCATTAAGAGTTGAATATGGAAAAATCTCTAAGATAAGAGAAAAATCAGGAGAAATTAAATTAGAAGTTAAAAATACTGATTACATCTCTGTAAAACCAGAACTTGGAGTTCAATTAGGATTTAAACAATTCTTTGGAAGAAAACTATTCACTACAACGCTGGGAGTAGCTTATGAAAATGAGTTAGGAAGAATAGCTAATGCGAAGAATAAAGGAAGAGTAGCTGATACAACAGCTGACTGGTTTAATATCAGAGGAGATAAAGAAGATAGAAGAGGAAATGTAAAGACAGATTTAACTTTTGGACTTGATAACACAAGAGTTGGAGTAACTGCAAATGTCGGATACGACACTAAGGGAGAAAACCTAAGAGGTGGACTAGGACTAAGAGTTATATTCTAA
- the trpS gene encoding tryptophan--tRNA ligase: protein MKRSLSGIQPSGILHIGNYFGAMKQFVDFQDSYDGFYFIADYHSLTSLTKAEILKENTYNIVLDYLAIGLDPNKSTIFLQSSVPEHTEMTWLLSNITPVGLLERGHSYKDKIAKGIPSNTGLLTYPVLMAADILIYDSDVVPVGKDQKQHLEMTRDIAMKFNQQYGVEFFKLPEPLILDDSAVVPGTDGQKMSKSYNNTINMFATKKKLKEQVMSIVTDSTPLEEPKNPDNNIAKIYALFNNIDKQNELKDKFLAGNFGYGHAKTELLNSILDYFGKAREKREELEKDMDYVKDVLNEGSKKARTIAIEKIKKAKEIVGLVGNIY from the coding sequence ATGAAAAGAAGTTTATCTGGTATACAACCAAGTGGAATTTTACATATAGGAAATTATTTTGGAGCAATGAAACAATTTGTTGATTTTCAAGATAGTTATGATGGTTTTTATTTTATTGCAGATTACCATTCATTAACATCACTTACAAAGGCAGAAATACTAAAAGAAAATACATATAATATAGTTTTAGATTATTTAGCAATTGGTCTTGATCCAAATAAATCAACTATATTTTTACAATCAAGTGTGCCCGAACATACTGAAATGACATGGCTTCTTTCAAATATAACTCCTGTTGGACTTTTAGAAAGAGGGCATTCATATAAAGATAAAATAGCAAAAGGTATTCCATCAAATACTGGACTTTTAACATATCCTGTTTTAATGGCAGCAGATATATTAATATATGATTCTGATGTCGTTCCTGTTGGTAAAGATCAAAAGCAACACTTAGAAATGACTAGAGATATTGCTATGAAATTTAATCAACAATATGGAGTAGAATTTTTTAAACTACCTGAACCATTAATTTTAGATGACTCTGCTGTTGTTCCTGGAACAGATGGTCAAAAAATGAGTAAATCATACAATAACACAATTAATATGTTTGCTACAAAGAAGAAATTAAAAGAACAAGTTATGAGTATAGTCACTGATTCAACTCCTCTTGAAGAACCTAAAAACCCAGACAATAATATTGCTAAAATTTATGCTCTTTTCAATAATATAGATAAGCAAAATGAATTGAAAGATAAATTTTTAGCAGGGAATTTTGGTTATGGACATGCAAAAACTGAGCTTTTAAACTCTATTCTTGATTATTTTGGAAAGGCAAGAGAAAAGAGAGAAGAACTTGAAAAAGATATGGACTATGTAAAAGATGTTTTAAATGAAGGTTCTAAGAAAGCAAGAACTATTGCTATTGAAAAAATTAAAAAGGCTAAAGAAATAGTAGGGCTTGTTGGAAATATATATTAA
- the gltX gene encoding glutamate--tRNA ligase, with the protein MCVDCKKKVRTRVAPSPTGDPHVGTAYIALFNIAFAHVNGGDFILRIEDTDRNRYTEGSEQMIFDSLKWLDLGYSEGPDIGGDYGPYRQSERFDLYGKYAKELVEKGGAYYCFCDHERLENLRERQKAMGLPPGYDGHCRSLTKEEIEEKLKAGVPYVIRLKMPYEGETVIHDRLRGDVVFENSKIDDQVLLKADGYPTYHLANIVDDHLMGITHVIRAEEWIPSTPKHIQLYKAFGWEAPEFIHMPLLRNDDRSKISKRKNPVSLIWYKEEGYLKEGLVNFLGLMGYSYGDGQEIFTLQEFKDNFNIDKVTLGGPVFDLVKLGWVNNQHMKMKDLDELTRLTIPFFVNEGYVANENVSEKEFETLKKIVAIEREGAKTLKELAKNSKFFFVDEFSLPELKEDMDKKERKSIEKLLNSLKDEIGLKSIKLFIEKLEKWEGNEFIAEQAKDLLHSLLDDLQEGPGKIFMPIRAVLTGASKGADLYNVLYVIGKERALKRIQDTVKKYNIAL; encoded by the coding sequence ATGTGTGTTGATTGCAAAAAAAAGGTTAGAACAAGAGTAGCACCTTCTCCAACAGGAGACCCTCATGTTGGAACAGCATATATTGCATTGTTTAATATTGCATTTGCTCATGTAAATGGTGGAGATTTTATATTAAGAATAGAGGATACAGATAGAAATAGATATACAGAAGGTTCAGAACAAATGATATTTGATTCTTTAAAATGGCTAGATTTAGGTTATTCTGAAGGACCTGATATAGGTGGAGATTATGGACCATACAGACAATCAGAAAGATTTGATTTATATGGAAAATATGCAAAAGAATTAGTTGAAAAAGGTGGAGCATATTACTGTTTCTGTGACCATGAAAGATTAGAAAATTTGAGAGAAAGACAAAAAGCAATGGGATTACCTCCTGGATATGATGGACACTGTCGTTCATTGACTAAGGAAGAAATTGAAGAAAAACTTAAAGCAGGAGTTCCTTATGTAATAAGACTTAAAATGCCTTATGAAGGAGAAACTGTAATTCATGATAGATTAAGAGGAGATGTTGTTTTTGAAAATAGCAAGATAGATGACCAAGTTCTATTAAAAGCTGATGGATATCCAACATATCACCTTGCAAATATAGTTGATGACCATTTAATGGGAATTACTCATGTTATAAGAGCAGAAGAATGGATACCTTCAACTCCTAAACATATTCAATTATACAAAGCATTTGGGTGGGAAGCTCCTGAATTTATACATATGCCACTTTTAAGAAATGATGATAGATCTAAAATCTCTAAGAGAAAAAATCCTGTTTCTTTAATTTGGTATAAAGAAGAAGGATACTTAAAAGAAGGATTAGTAAACTTCTTAGGTTTAATGGGATATTCTTATGGAGATGGACAAGAAATATTTACTTTACAAGAATTTAAAGATAACTTTAACATAGATAAAGTTACTTTAGGCGGACCTGTATTTGACCTAGTTAAATTAGGATGGGTAAATAATCAACATATGAAAATGAAAGATTTAGATGAACTTACAAGACTAACTATTCCATTCTTTGTAAATGAAGGTTATGTAGCTAATGAAAATGTAAGTGAAAAAGAATTTGAAACTTTAAAGAAGATTGTAGCAATTGAAAGAGAAGGAGCAAAAACTTTAAAAGAATTAGCTAAAAATTCAAAATTCTTCTTTGTTGATGAATTTTCTTTACCTGAACTAAAAGAAGATATGGATAAAAAAGAAAGAAAAAGTATAGAAAAACTTTTAAATTCTTTAAAAGATGAAATTGGTTTAAAATCTATAAAATTATTTATAGAAAAATTAGAAAAATGGGAAGGAAATGAATTTATAGCTGAACAAGCTAAAGATTTGTTACACTCATTACTTGATGACTTACAAGAAGGACCAGGAAAAATATTTATGCCTATAAGAGCCGTTTTAACTGGTGCATCTAAGGGAGCAGACTTATATAATGTTCTTTATGTAATTGGAAAAGAAAGAGCATTAAAGAGAATACAAGATACTGTTAAAAAATATAATATAGCTTTATAA